Part of the Nitrospirota bacterium genome is shown below.
GCGGCGAATCAGTGCTGTTTGTCGGCACTAAGAAGCAGGCGCAGGATGTCATTGTGGAGGAGTCCAACAGGGCAAATAGTTACCACGTCAACCAGCGGTGGCTCGGCGGCACGCTCACAAACTTCAAGACCATCAGGCTCAGTATTGATAAACTGAAAAAGATTGAGAAGATGAAGGAAGACGGCACGTACAAATTTCTGACCAAAAAGGAAGTTGCCAAACTTGAGACTGAAAGGATGCGCCTTGAAAAAAACTTAAGCGGGGTAAAGGAGATGAATGCCCTGCCCGGCGCACTTTTTGTTGTGGACCCTAAAAAAGAAAGGATTGCTGTTGCCGAGGCAAAAAGGCTTTCAATCCCTGTGGTCGCCATTGTAGACACCAACTGCGACCCCGACGAGGTGGATTATCCCATACCGGGCAATGACGACGCAATAAGGTCCATAAAACTTATAACCGCCAAAATTGCCGATGCATCCCTTGAAGGAAAGAGCATCCTTGATAAGACACTTACTGAAGCTTCCGAAAAAGAGGCCATACAGGAAAAGATAACAGCAGAGAATAAGGAGGAAGCGGCAGTATGAGTATAGACGCCAATGTTGTAAAAGAACTTAGAGAACAGACAGGTGCAGGACTTATGGACTGCAAGAGGGCGCTTACGGAAACAGGCGGCAGTATTGAGAAGGCGCTGGATGTGCTGAGGCAAAAGGGGCTTGCCACAGCCGCCAAAAAGGCAAGCAGGGAGGCCTCTGAGGGGCTTATTGGTTCCTATATTCATATGGATAAACTCGGCGTTATGGTGGAAATAAACTGCGAGACTGATTTTGTTGCAAAGACTGATGATTTCAGGCAGTTGACCAAGGATGTGGCTATGCATATTGCCGCCGCAAACCCGCCGTATCTGAAAAGGGAGGATATTCCTGCTGATGTTATAGCAAAAGAAAAAGAAATATACGCATCTCAGATAACAGGAAAGCCTGCCCAGATTGTTGAAAAAATCGTAGAGGGCAAGCTGGAAAAATTTTATTCAGACACCTGCCTCATGGAGCAGGTCTTTGTAAAAGACCCCGAACAGAAGAAAAAAGTCAAAGAAATAGTTCTGGAGAAAGTAGCAAAACTCGGTGAAAATATTGTCATTAAGCGGTTTACAAGATTTCAGCTCGGCGAGAAATGTTAGGGGATGGCAAAAACTAAATACAAACGCGTGCTCCTGAAGTTAAGCGGCGAAGCCTTTATGGGCAGTAAGAATTATGGAATTGACCACATGGTCATCAGTTCCATAGCAGGCGAGCTCAAAGAGGTCGCTTCCCGCGGTGTGCAGGTCGCTGTCGTCATAGGCGGGGGCAATATTTTCAGGGGACTGGAGGCAAGCGCCGAAGGAATGGAAAGGGCCTCTGCAGATTATATGGGCATGCTGGCTACTGTGCTTAATGCCCTTGCGCTTCAGCACGCCCTTGAACGTATTGGCGTGGCAACAAGGGTGCAGTCGGCAATAGAGATGCAGGAGCTTGCAGAGCCTTATATCAGAAGAAAGGCCGTAAGGCATCTTGAAAAAGGCAGGGTAGTTATCTTTGCCGGCGGCACAGGCAATCCGTATTTTACCACTGATACCGCGGCGGCATTGAGGGCCATGGAAATCGGCGCACAGGTTATTTTCAAGGCTACAAAAGTGGACGGCGTCTACAGCAGTGATCCGATGAAAGACCGGAAGGCAAAAAAATTTCCTGAGATTAAATATATTGACGTACTTAAGAAAGGACTCCACGTTATGGATTCCACGGCAATTTCCCTGTGTATGGACAATAAACTCCCGATAATTGTATTCAGCCTGAGAGAAAAAGGCAATATCAAAAAAATCATGGAAGGCAAAAAAATCGGGACATTGATCAGTTGATAACTCAATGAGGGGGTGAAATTTCCATGCAGGCAGAAGTAAAGAAAAGACTTACCGAAAAGATGGAAAAGACGCTTGAGGTGCTTAAAAAAGACCTCGCAAGCATAAGGACAGGCAGGGCGTCGCTTTCAATATTAGACGGGCTGACAGTTGATTATTATGGAACGCCTACGCCTCTTAATCAGGTCGCAACCCTGGCAGTGCCCGAAAGCAGGCTGATTACCATTCAGCCCTGGGAGCCTAAACTTATACCTGAAATTGAAAAAGCCATACAGAAATCAGACCTCGGCTTAAATCCGGCAAATGACGGCAAGATGGTCCGCGTCCCGATCCCTCCGCTTACAGAGGAGCGCAGACAGCAGATAATCAAGCATGTACACAAAAGGGCTGAGGAGGCGAGGGTCGCCGTAAGAAATATCCGCCGTGACGGCAACGATGAAATAAAAAAACTCCAGAAGGAAAAACACATAAGCGAAGATGACGTCAAAAAATCAACTGATGAGATACAGAAAATTACAGATGGTCATATAAAAAGAGTTGATGAAATCATGTCCCATAAAGAAAAAGAACTGATGGAAATATAGAACAAAAATTTTTAACTTTTAATTATCTAAAGGGGGTTTTATGGCAATACGTGTCGGCATTAACGGTTTTGGGAGGATTGGAAGGAATTTTCTAAGGACCTGTCTCGGGGAAAACGGAATTGATATTGTATGCATTAACGACCTTACTGATGCAAAGACGCTGGCGCACCTTCTTAAGTATGACTCTGTTCACGGTATCTGCAAGGCTGACATAAAAGTCAGGGACAACGGCATTTCCGTAAACGGAAAGGAGATAAAGGTTACTGCAATCAGCGACCCGGCGCAGCTTCCGTGGAAGGATATGAAGGTTGATGTAGTGCTTGAATCAACCGGCAGGTTTGTGGATAAGGACAGCACCTCAAAGCATTTAACGGCAGGAGCCGGCTGGGTAATTATATCAGCGCCTGCAAAAGACCCTGATGCAACTGTCTGCATGGGCGTTAATGAGGAGACGCTTGATGTCAAAAAGCACAAGATTATCTCCAATGCCTCGTGCACGACAAACTGCCTGGCCCCGATGGCAAAGATAATTCATCAGAAATTTACAATCAAGCGCGGACTCATGACTACCATACATTCGTACACCAATGACCAGAGAATCCTTGACTTTCCGCACAAGGATTTAAGAAGGGCCAGGGCTGCCGCAGTCTCAATGATACCTACAACAACAGGCGCGGCAAAGGCAGTCGGGCTTGTACTGCCTGTGTTGAAGGGAAAGCTTGACGGCATGGCCATCAGGGTGCCTGCGCCCAATGTCTCTGTGGTGGACCTCGTTGCCGAGGTGGAAAAACCGGCAACTGCGGAAGCCGTAAATGCAGCGCTGAAAGAAGCGGCGGAGGGACCGCTTAAGGGAATTTTGCAGTATTGCGATGAACCGCTTGTATCAATTGATTTTAACGGCAACCCTCATTCATCCATAGTTGACGCAGCGCTTACAAAAGTCCTTGAAGGGCAGATGGTCAAGGTTCTTTCATGGTACGACAATGAATGGGGATACAGCAGCCGCATCAAAGATTTAATCCTTTACATGGCAGGCAAAAAGTGATGAAGAACAACCACTCAGAGCCGATAAAAGGAGTTTTAAACAAGCTTACCCTTGCAGACCTGAGTATAAAAGGGAAGCGGCTTTTCATCCGCGCGGATTTTAATGTGCCTCTTGATGAAGACCTCAATATTACGGATGACAGGAGAATACGCTCAACCATACCGACAATAAACTATGCAATTGACGAGGGCGCTAAATTAATCCTTACCTCGCATCTCGGAAGGCCCAAGGGCAAGGTGGATAAGCGGTACAGCCTTGCGCCTGTTGCAAAGAGGCTTCAGCGTCTTATAAAAAAGGAAGTTGTTTTTTTGCCGGACTGCATAGGCGCTGAAGTTGAGGACGCCGTAAAAAATATGAAGGAAGGCGACATTATCCTGCTTGAAAACCTGAGATTTCATCCTGAGGAAGAGAAAAACGATGAGGCTTTCAGCAAAAAAATGGCAGGGCTTGCGGATTATTATATAAATGACGCATTTGGAGCGGCGCACAGGAGTCATGCCTCCACGGTCGGCATAACAAAATTTCTTCCTTCTGCCGCAGGATTCCTTTTACGCAAAGAGATTGAATACCTGCAGGGAGTTGTAAATTCCCCGGTCAGGCCGTTTGTGGCGCTTTTGGGCGGCGCAAAGGTATCAGGGAAAATCGGGGTGCTCGGAAATCTTGAGAGCAAGGTAGACAAGGTTATCATAGGCGGCGGTATGGCGTACACTTTTTTAAAGGCAATGGGCTATGGGGTAGGAGACTCGCTTGTTGAGGATGAAATGCTGGACCTTGCAAACAAGATCCAGGATAAGCTCAAGGCAAAGGGCGTCAAGTTTTACCTGCCGGTAGACAGCGTTATTGCCCAGAGCGTTGAGCCGGGCGCTGAAACAAAGATAGTCCCTGTTCAGGAAATCCCCAAAGGCTGGAGGGCGCTGGACATAGGACCTGCATCGGTCAGGCTTTTTTCAGAGGCGCTCGGCAATGCAAAGACCATATTGTGGAACGGACCCATGGGGGTTTTTGAAATAGATGCGTTTTCACGCGGCACCTTTGCGCTTGCGCGCTCGGTTGCAGACGCTTATGCCCTTACAATCGTAGGCGGAGGCGACACCGACCTTGCCGTAAGCAAGGCAGGGGTTTCTCCTGAAAGCATATCCTTTATCTCAACAGGCGGCGGCGCGGCGCTTCAGCTTCTTGAAGGCAAAGACCTGCCGGGCATCGCAGCGCTTACGGATAAGACGTAAAAAGGCATTGATAAGTGCGGGATAAATTTTAGTGGTATAATTTAATATGCCGCACATCC
Proteins encoded:
- the rpsB gene encoding 30S ribosomal protein S2 yields the protein MRDSVRKGGGIRLKKTGEEKVMVVSMKELLEAGVHFGHQVKRWNPKMKKFIFGERNGIYIIDLQKTVKLLEEAYNFIKNLQSSGESVLFVGTKKQAQDVIVEESNRANSYHVNQRWLGGTLTNFKTIRLSIDKLKKIEKMKEDGTYKFLTKKEVAKLETERMRLEKNLSGVKEMNALPGALFVVDPKKERIAVAEAKRLSIPVVAIVDTNCDPDEVDYPIPGNDDAIRSIKLITAKIADASLEGKSILDKTLTEASEKEAIQEKITAENKEEAAV
- the tsf gene encoding translation elongation factor Ts, whose translation is MSIDANVVKELREQTGAGLMDCKRALTETGGSIEKALDVLRQKGLATAAKKASREASEGLIGSYIHMDKLGVMVEINCETDFVAKTDDFRQLTKDVAMHIAAANPPYLKREDIPADVIAKEKEIYASQITGKPAQIVEKIVEGKLEKFYSDTCLMEQVFVKDPEQKKKVKEIVLEKVAKLGENIVIKRFTRFQLGEKC
- a CDS encoding UMP kinase, whose protein sequence is MAKTKYKRVLLKLSGEAFMGSKNYGIDHMVISSIAGELKEVASRGVQVAVVIGGGNIFRGLEASAEGMERASADYMGMLATVLNALALQHALERIGVATRVQSAIEMQELAEPYIRRKAVRHLEKGRVVIFAGGTGNPYFTTDTAAALRAMEIGAQVIFKATKVDGVYSSDPMKDRKAKKFPEIKYIDVLKKGLHVMDSTAISLCMDNKLPIIVFSLREKGNIKKIMEGKKIGTLIS
- the frr gene encoding ribosome recycling factor, which gives rise to MQAEVKKRLTEKMEKTLEVLKKDLASIRTGRASLSILDGLTVDYYGTPTPLNQVATLAVPESRLITIQPWEPKLIPEIEKAIQKSDLGLNPANDGKMVRVPIPPLTEERRQQIIKHVHKRAEEARVAVRNIRRDGNDEIKKLQKEKHISEDDVKKSTDEIQKITDGHIKRVDEIMSHKEKELMEI
- the gap gene encoding type I glyceraldehyde-3-phosphate dehydrogenase, which translates into the protein MAIRVGINGFGRIGRNFLRTCLGENGIDIVCINDLTDAKTLAHLLKYDSVHGICKADIKVRDNGISVNGKEIKVTAISDPAQLPWKDMKVDVVLESTGRFVDKDSTSKHLTAGAGWVIISAPAKDPDATVCMGVNEETLDVKKHKIISNASCTTNCLAPMAKIIHQKFTIKRGLMTTIHSYTNDQRILDFPHKDLRRARAAAVSMIPTTTGAAKAVGLVLPVLKGKLDGMAIRVPAPNVSVVDLVAEVEKPATAEAVNAALKEAAEGPLKGILQYCDEPLVSIDFNGNPHSSIVDAALTKVLEGQMVKVLSWYDNEWGYSSRIKDLILYMAGKK
- a CDS encoding phosphoglycerate kinase, with protein sequence MKNNHSEPIKGVLNKLTLADLSIKGKRLFIRADFNVPLDEDLNITDDRRIRSTIPTINYAIDEGAKLILTSHLGRPKGKVDKRYSLAPVAKRLQRLIKKEVVFLPDCIGAEVEDAVKNMKEGDIILLENLRFHPEEEKNDEAFSKKMAGLADYYINDAFGAAHRSHASTVGITKFLPSAAGFLLRKEIEYLQGVVNSPVRPFVALLGGAKVSGKIGVLGNLESKVDKVIIGGGMAYTFLKAMGYGVGDSLVEDEMLDLANKIQDKLKAKGVKFYLPVDSVIAQSVEPGAETKIVPVQEIPKGWRALDIGPASVRLFSEALGNAKTILWNGPMGVFEIDAFSRGTFALARSVADAYALTIVGGGDTDLAVSKAGVSPESISFISTGGGAALQLLEGKDLPGIAALTDKT